The Neodiprion virginianus isolate iyNeoVirg1 chromosome 5, iyNeoVirg1.1, whole genome shotgun sequence genome contains a region encoding:
- the LOC124305002 gene encoding replication factor C subunit 2, which produces MAGTDENGEPMDVEVVPSTSGINQKSKSSYRAAHLPWVEKYRPQVFSDIVGNEDTVARLSVFAQNGNAPNIIIAGPPGVGKTTTILCLARVLLGPAFKDAVLELNASNDRGIDVVRNKIKMFAQQKVTLPQGRHKIIILDEADSMTDGAQQALRRTMEIYSNTTRFALACNNSEKIIEPIQSRCAMLRYGKLSDAQVLAKIIQVCEKENASYTDDGLEAIVFTAQGDMRQALNNLQSTHNGFGHVNGENVFKVCDEPHPLHVKEMLELCSKGNIDKSFGIMSHLWRMGYSAEDIIGNIFRVCKNLDIDEKMKLDFIKEIGLTHLGIVNGMNSLLQMQSLLARLCRIALKK; this is translated from the exons ATGGCTGGAACCGACGAAAACGGCGAGCCGATGGACGTTGAGGTCGTGCCGTCAACCAGCGGCATAAATCAGAAGAGTAAGTCAAGTTACAGAGCCGCGCATTTGCCATG GGTGGAAAAGTATCGTCCCCAAGTGTTTTCAGACATAGTGGGCAACGAGGACACTGTTGCACGGTTGTCTGTTTTTGCCCAGAACGGTAATGCGCCGAATATAATCATCGCCGGGCCGCCTGGAGTGGGAAAGACGACGACCATCCTCTGTTTAGCTCGGGTTCTTCTTGGACCAGCTTTCAAGGATGCTGTTCTTGAGCTCAACGCGTCTAACGACAGAGGAATCGACGTCGTGCGAAACAAGATCAAGATGTTTGCCCAACAAAAG GTCACCCTTCCTCAAGGCAGGCACAAGATAATCATACTCGACGAAGCGGACAGCATGACCGACGGTGCTCAACAAGCCCTACGCCGAACCATGGAGATCTACAGCAACACCACCAGATTCGCGCTCGCTTGTAACAACAGCGAGAAAATCATCGAACCCATACAGTCGCGATGCGCTATGTTGCGGTATGGAAAACTGTCCGATGCCCAAGTCTTAGCCAAAATCATTCAAGTCTGCGAAAAGGAGAAT GCGTCTTATACCGACGATGGATTGGAAGCAATTGTGTTCACTGCCCAAGGAGACATGAGACAAGCATTGAACAATTTGCAGTCGACTCACAATGGATTCGGACATGTGAACGGAGAAAACGTGTTCAAGGTTTGCGACGAACCGCATCCCCTTCACGTTAAAGAAATGCTTGAATTATGCTCAAAGGGAAACATTGATAAATCGTTTGGG ATAATGTCGCATTTATGGAGGATGGGATACTCTGCCGAGGATATTATTGGAAACATATTCAGAGTCTGCAAAAATCTCGATATAGATGAGAAAATGAAGCTTGATTTCATCAAG gAAATCGGTTTGACGCATTTAGGCATCGTTAATGGAATGAACAGTCTACTTCAAATGCAGAGTCTTTTGGCCCGTCTGTGCCGAATAGCTCTTAAAAAGTAA
- the LOC124305003 gene encoding superoxide dismutase [Cu-Zn]-like isoform X3: protein MVKYHLEMDTEGPVWNSCFAEFPGHTKSSVFGDESLLAVRNLRYNRLALFFDISNLLPNNKSAMSFAKVFVVGFVFSLLSIASGEIYDRTLFIRSLPGFPGYRSDLYEVYMEPYLFSMGLKAIVQVRALGDDGSPVDGPRGELTLQQYFEGLRINGTIEGLSPGLHGFHVHEKGDLRQGCKSAAGHYNPYTMRHGAPNDLLRHVGDLGNIEAGEDGIAKVDKMDHYLTLTGVRGAIGRTLVVHEKADDFGRGQSDDSLTTGAAGNRVACGIVGFL from the exons ATGGTGAAGTATCACTTGGAAATGGATACTGAAGGTCCGGTCTGGAACAGCTGCTTCGCAGAATTTCCG GGACACACAAAGAGCTCCGTCTTCGGAGATGAAAGTTTATTAGCAGTCCGCAACTTGCGATATAATCGGCTTGCGTTATTCTTCGATATTTCGAATCTGTTACCAAACAACAAGTCCGCCATGTCGTTCGCCAAGGTGTTCGTCGTCGGGTTCGTCTTCAGCCTCCTCAGCATCGCCTCCGGGGAGATTTACGACAGGACTCTTTTCATCAGGAGTCTTCCCGGATTTCCTGGCTACAGGAGCGACCTTTACGAGGTCTACATGGAGCCCTATCTTTTC TCAATGGGACTGAAAGCGATCGTCCAAGTCAGGGCCCTCGGGGATGATGGTTCTCCTGTCGATGGACCCCGTGGAGAACTGACTCTTCAACAATACTTTGAAGGACTCAGGATAAACGGGACAATAGAAGGACTAAGCCCGGGACTCCACGGATTCCACGTTCACGAAAAGGGCGATTTGAGACAGGGGTGCAAGTCTGCAGCCGGTCACTACAATCCTTACACG ATGCGTCACGGAGCCCCAAATGATCTACTTCGGCATGTGGGTGACTTGGGAAATATCGAGGCGGGTGAAGATGGAATCGCGAAAGTGGATAAAATGGACCATTATCTGACATTGACCGGAGTTCGCGGTGCGATAGGCCGAACCCTTGTTGTCCATGAAAAAGCTGACGATTTTGGACGGGGTCAAAGTGACGATAGTTTAACAACAGGCGCTGCTGGGAATCGTGTCGCCTGCGGAATAGTTGGATTCCTGTAA
- the LOC124305003 gene encoding superoxide dismutase [Cu-Zn]-like isoform X2: protein MIEEVNKNTSIIIAGNRHRLLIFFIHIWTMGHTKSSVFGDESLLAVRNLRYNRLALFFDISNLLPNNKSAMSFAKVFVVGFVFSLLSIASGEIYDRTLFIRSLPGFPGYRSDLYEVYMEPYLFSMGLKAIVQVRALGDDGSPVDGPRGELTLQQYFEGLRINGTIEGLSPGLHGFHVHEKGDLRQGCKSAAGHYNPYTMRHGAPNDLLRHVGDLGNIEAGEDGIAKVDKMDHYLTLTGVRGAIGRTLVVHEKADDFGRGQSDDSLTTGAAGNRVACGIVGFL from the exons ATGATCGAGgaagtaaataaaaacacaagTATTATCATAGCGGGTAACCGTCACAGACTTCTTATATTCTTCATTCATATTTGGACCATG GGACACACAAAGAGCTCCGTCTTCGGAGATGAAAGTTTATTAGCAGTCCGCAACTTGCGATATAATCGGCTTGCGTTATTCTTCGATATTTCGAATCTGTTACCAAACAACAAGTCCGCCATGTCGTTCGCCAAGGTGTTCGTCGTCGGGTTCGTCTTCAGCCTCCTCAGCATCGCCTCCGGGGAGATTTACGACAGGACTCTTTTCATCAGGAGTCTTCCCGGATTTCCTGGCTACAGGAGCGACCTTTACGAGGTCTACATGGAGCCCTATCTTTTC TCAATGGGACTGAAAGCGATCGTCCAAGTCAGGGCCCTCGGGGATGATGGTTCTCCTGTCGATGGACCCCGTGGAGAACTGACTCTTCAACAATACTTTGAAGGACTCAGGATAAACGGGACAATAGAAGGACTAAGCCCGGGACTCCACGGATTCCACGTTCACGAAAAGGGCGATTTGAGACAGGGGTGCAAGTCTGCAGCCGGTCACTACAATCCTTACACG ATGCGTCACGGAGCCCCAAATGATCTACTTCGGCATGTGGGTGACTTGGGAAATATCGAGGCGGGTGAAGATGGAATCGCGAAAGTGGATAAAATGGACCATTATCTGACATTGACCGGAGTTCGCGGTGCGATAGGCCGAACCCTTGTTGTCCATGAAAAAGCTGACGATTTTGGACGGGGTCAAAGTGACGATAGTTTAACAACAGGCGCTGCTGGGAATCGTGTCGCCTGCGGAATAGTTGGATTCCTGTAA
- the LOC124304996 gene encoding uncharacterized protein LOC124304996, with translation MGRHSGVCSRGSKKSVILYTTDCGEEKEDFGLKIQQRSISLTALHTGSNAQQQQLLEPRMAQLETLEAKMASIEVSLSTTPRRKKGGSIAGVTSSPAGHRARDVGKELDALRTALRDKENIIQNLKGQLCNTLSSRLSLRNGPSLTESDRKAAEDRLQRLRRDADNKRLAIKNLKLALERLDITDNIDVRIQQAELEYRLGREELELLTLREESRALQAALELADTQEKQKNHTIFSCISGSTQVTVHALEVSADPKSPRFGAGPRDDAPGLYVDWAVEDSGLCKGDRILEVNGKLVVGAGRSDLARLLAVAPDAAQVVVLRKGESLAALRTLRSDNLRLTHRIGYLEEQVRDLLTPSRPPAPAEPPPSRREHVQVFQKGPQVTALVGNLPGLGAKSPAELRQSLPTVRTRHGDHPRRMNETRLSKESDFGSDGATSHGHKAKTRQRPQGYQLARSTASLDCKQSHSGIQRRPLRAESAMEQVHKSRRNAPSLQSLEFDSEPTYYRIQDSQSRASEQSDGSVMCSGSHESRTRPTPPKKPLRLSLHRAASLQSVESAPPTPQHEISRKPVKRNYRGDPPTGLDRTEVYSERGNEPLQPIHPAAGNQAPQPPPRTPSRAESCQSALRWPSPRPRPQLASVPMEKWC, from the exons ATGGGAAGACACTCAG gCGTGTGTTCCAGAGGATCGAAAAAAAGCGTAATTCTCTACACAACGGACTGCGGTGAAGAGAAGGAAGATTTTGGCTTGAAGATTCAGCAGCGTTCGATATCTCTA ACCGCCTTGCACACCGGGAGCAACGCTCAACAGCAACAACTTCTAGAGCCGAGAATGGCGCAGCTAGAAACTTTGGAGGCTAAG ATGGCCAGCATCGAGGTGTCCCTCTCGACTACGCCGAGGCGAAAAAAGGGCGGAAGCATCGCCGGGGTGACTTCGTCGCCTGCGGGACATCGCGCAAGGGATGTTGGCAAGGAATTGGACGCCCTCCGAACAGCCCTTCGGGACAaggaaaatattatacagaa CTTGAAGGGACAACTGTGCAATACGCTGAGCAGTCGTTTATCCCTGCGAAACGGACCTTCCTTGACCGAATCCGACCGGAAGGCGGCTGAGGATCGACTCCAAAGAttgcgtcgcgacgccgacAACAAACGGCTGGCCATAAAAAACCTCAAGTTGGCTTTGGAACGGCTCGATATTACCGA CAACATAGACGTGCGGATACAGCAGGCAGAATTGGAGTACAGATTGGGAAGGGAAGAACTGGAACTGTTGACCCTTCGGGAAGAGAGTCGAGCCCTTCAGGCGGCCTTAGAGCTTGCGGACACGCAAGAGAAGCAGAAAAATCACACGATAttcag CTGTATTTCCGGATCCACGCAAGTCACCGTTCACGCCCTCGAAGTCAGCGCCGATCCTAAGAGTCCCAGATTTGGGGCCGGGCCCAGAGACGATGCACCGGGCCTCTACGTCGATTGGGCCGTTGAAGATTCGGGACTTTGCAAGGGCGACAG AATACTGGAGGTGAACGGCAAGCTGGTCGTAGGTGCCGGAAGGAGCGATCTTGCCAGACTTTTGGCTGTCGCACCGGATGCGGCGCAAGTCGTTGTTCTGCGGAAGGGCGAATCCCTCGCTGCTCTTCGCACCCTCAGATCCGACAACCTTCGGCTCACTCACAGGATCGGTTACCTCGAGGAACAGGTCAGGGACCTTTTGACTCCATCTCGACCTCCGGCACCCGCCGAACCTCCGCCCAGTCGTCGCGAACACGTGCAG GTTTTTCAAAAGGGACCCCAAGTCACGGCTCTGGTTGGAAACCTACCGGGTCTGGGGGCGAAAAGTCCGGCCGAATTGAGGCAGAGCCTGCCCACTGTCAGAACGAGACACGGGGATCATCCTCGTCGGATGAACGAAACGCGGCTCTCGAAGGAGTCGGACTTCGGATCCGACGGAGCTACGAGCCACGGTCACAAGGCGAAAACCAGGCAGAGACCCCAGGGTTATCAGTTGGCCAGATCGACGGCTAGCCTTGACTGCAAGCAGTCGCATTCCGGGATACAGCGGAGACCGCTTCGCGCGGAATCCGCCATGGAACAAGTTCACAAAAGCAGGAGAAACGCCCCTTCCTTACAGTCTCTCGAATTCGACTCGGAGCCAACGTACTACCGAATACag GATTCCCAATCCAGGGCATCCGAGCAGTCGGACGGATCCGTGATGTGTTCAGGATCCCACGAAAGCCGGACGCGTCCAACGCCACCAAAGAAGCCTCTACGTTTGTCGTTGCACAGAGCAGCTAGTCTCCAATCGGTTGAAAGTGCACCGCCAACGCCTCAGCACGAAATAAGTCGAAAACCGGTGAAGAGGAATTACCGGGGCGATCCTCCGACGGGCTTGGACAGAACGGAAGTTTACTCGGAGCGCGGAAACGAGCCGCTTCAGCCCATCCATCCAGCTGCTGGTAATCAAGCTCCGCAACCACCTCCGAGAACTCCGTCCAGAGCAGAATCCTGCCAAAGCGCTTTAAGGTGGCCTTCTCCGAGGCCGAGACCCCAGCTCGCCTCTGTTCCGATGGAGAAATGGTGCTGA
- the LOC124305003 gene encoding superoxide dismutase [Cu-Zn]-like isoform X4, which yields MIEEGHTKSSVFGDESLLAVRNLRYNRLALFFDISNLLPNNKSAMSFAKVFVVGFVFSLLSIASGEIYDRTLFIRSLPGFPGYRSDLYEVYMEPYLFSMGLKAIVQVRALGDDGSPVDGPRGELTLQQYFEGLRINGTIEGLSPGLHGFHVHEKGDLRQGCKSAAGHYNPYTMRHGAPNDLLRHVGDLGNIEAGEDGIAKVDKMDHYLTLTGVRGAIGRTLVVHEKADDFGRGQSDDSLTTGAAGNRVACGIVGFL from the exons ATGATCGAGgaa GGACACACAAAGAGCTCCGTCTTCGGAGATGAAAGTTTATTAGCAGTCCGCAACTTGCGATATAATCGGCTTGCGTTATTCTTCGATATTTCGAATCTGTTACCAAACAACAAGTCCGCCATGTCGTTCGCCAAGGTGTTCGTCGTCGGGTTCGTCTTCAGCCTCCTCAGCATCGCCTCCGGGGAGATTTACGACAGGACTCTTTTCATCAGGAGTCTTCCCGGATTTCCTGGCTACAGGAGCGACCTTTACGAGGTCTACATGGAGCCCTATCTTTTC TCAATGGGACTGAAAGCGATCGTCCAAGTCAGGGCCCTCGGGGATGATGGTTCTCCTGTCGATGGACCCCGTGGAGAACTGACTCTTCAACAATACTTTGAAGGACTCAGGATAAACGGGACAATAGAAGGACTAAGCCCGGGACTCCACGGATTCCACGTTCACGAAAAGGGCGATTTGAGACAGGGGTGCAAGTCTGCAGCCGGTCACTACAATCCTTACACG ATGCGTCACGGAGCCCCAAATGATCTACTTCGGCATGTGGGTGACTTGGGAAATATCGAGGCGGGTGAAGATGGAATCGCGAAAGTGGATAAAATGGACCATTATCTGACATTGACCGGAGTTCGCGGTGCGATAGGCCGAACCCTTGTTGTCCATGAAAAAGCTGACGATTTTGGACGGGGTCAAAGTGACGATAGTTTAACAACAGGCGCTGCTGGGAATCGTGTCGCCTGCGGAATAGTTGGATTCCTGTAA
- the LOC124305003 gene encoding uncharacterized protein LOC124305003 isoform X1, whose protein sequence is MVGDQFAKSFPTCCAAVCWNLSTVKVKVEATVQDAIARDKAACKTLCGNHKQSQSCQRVDMKLIIPGSEGHTKSSVFGDESLLAVRNLRYNRLALFFDISNLLPNNKSAMSFAKVFVVGFVFSLLSIASGEIYDRTLFIRSLPGFPGYRSDLYEVYMEPYLFSMGLKAIVQVRALGDDGSPVDGPRGELTLQQYFEGLRINGTIEGLSPGLHGFHVHEKGDLRQGCKSAAGHYNPYTMRHGAPNDLLRHVGDLGNIEAGEDGIAKVDKMDHYLTLTGVRGAIGRTLVVHEKADDFGRGQSDDSLTTGAAGNRVACGIVGFL, encoded by the exons ATGGTCGGGGACCAGTTCgcaaaaagttttccaacCTGCTGTGCAGCGGTTTGCTGGAACCTTTCAACCGTCAAAGTAAAGGTTGAAGCCACAGTCCAGGACGCGATAGCCCGAGATAAAGCAGCTTGCAAAACGCTTTGCGGAAATCACAAGCAATCTCAAAGCTGCCAACGGGTTGATATGAAACTCATCATCCCAGGATCTGAG GGACACACAAAGAGCTCCGTCTTCGGAGATGAAAGTTTATTAGCAGTCCGCAACTTGCGATATAATCGGCTTGCGTTATTCTTCGATATTTCGAATCTGTTACCAAACAACAAGTCCGCCATGTCGTTCGCCAAGGTGTTCGTCGTCGGGTTCGTCTTCAGCCTCCTCAGCATCGCCTCCGGGGAGATTTACGACAGGACTCTTTTCATCAGGAGTCTTCCCGGATTTCCTGGCTACAGGAGCGACCTTTACGAGGTCTACATGGAGCCCTATCTTTTC TCAATGGGACTGAAAGCGATCGTCCAAGTCAGGGCCCTCGGGGATGATGGTTCTCCTGTCGATGGACCCCGTGGAGAACTGACTCTTCAACAATACTTTGAAGGACTCAGGATAAACGGGACAATAGAAGGACTAAGCCCGGGACTCCACGGATTCCACGTTCACGAAAAGGGCGATTTGAGACAGGGGTGCAAGTCTGCAGCCGGTCACTACAATCCTTACACG ATGCGTCACGGAGCCCCAAATGATCTACTTCGGCATGTGGGTGACTTGGGAAATATCGAGGCGGGTGAAGATGGAATCGCGAAAGTGGATAAAATGGACCATTATCTGACATTGACCGGAGTTCGCGGTGCGATAGGCCGAACCCTTGTTGTCCATGAAAAAGCTGACGATTTTGGACGGGGTCAAAGTGACGATAGTTTAACAACAGGCGCTGCTGGGAATCGTGTCGCCTGCGGAATAGTTGGATTCCTGTAA